One stretch of Deinococcus arcticus DNA includes these proteins:
- a CDS encoding ribosome-binding factor A: MKPEQVQAQLTRVLSEAIAGLRDPRVPMIVTVERVAVTPDYGLARVYVSAMSGEMDELLDALRGARGHLQRQVAEHVRMRRTPTLEFYAAGDGW; this comes from the coding sequence ATGAAGCCTGAGCAGGTGCAGGCCCAACTGACGCGTGTGCTGAGTGAAGCGATTGCCGGGCTGCGCGATCCCCGCGTGCCCATGATCGTGACGGTGGAGCGCGTGGCGGTCACGCCCGATTACGGGCTGGCGCGGGTGTACGTGAGTGCCATGTCCGGCGAGATGGACGAGTTGCTGGACGCCCTGCGCGGGGCCCGGGGGCACCTGCAGCGGCAGGTGGCCGAACACGTGCGTATGCGCCGCACACCCACGCTGGAGTTCTACGCCGCCGGAGACGGCTGGTGA
- a CDS encoding LysM peptidoglycan-binding domain-containing protein: MRRLLSLLLLVTASAALAATAPTVKVQKGDTLFRIATRHGLSVAQLRTYNGLKGDTIRVGQVLRLRPGAVPASAAPRRYTVRAGDTLSRIAARTGTSVAALQAANRLRSTVIAPGQRLVVPAPGTAARPPAPRPTTEVRTVYRYVWVGVKDTPALLAARYRLSVDGLRRLNGMTTARAIVPGKKVLVPMRVPVPIPPRPQRPPVTFKRLIPLNVPVQIASVDLRWRHVLVAPVMPSGRLSFGSGARVSELARRSGARMVVNGSYFHPQSYAPAGDIVTQGRLLTWGRIPQALTITPDNRAAFRISAAAALGRPLETTWAGLETVVATGPRILSGGQVVTRYSSAFRDPALFGRAARSAVGLIGNRDLVFVSTHVRVTTTEMGKIMTRLGVRDALLLDGGSSTGIAWNGRAVLDSVRRVSYGIGVFTDYAGRRYAK, from the coding sequence ATGCGCCGACTCCTTTCCTTGCTTCTGCTGGTCACGGCCAGTGCGGCCCTGGCCGCCACCGCGCCCACCGTCAAGGTGCAAAAGGGCGACACCCTGTTCCGCATTGCCACGCGCCACGGCCTGAGCGTGGCCCAGCTGCGCACCTACAACGGGCTGAAGGGGGACACCATTCGCGTGGGCCAGGTGCTGCGCCTGCGGCCTGGGGCAGTCCCGGCCAGTGCCGCGCCGCGCCGTTACACGGTGCGGGCGGGCGATACCCTCAGCCGTATTGCTGCGCGCACCGGCACCTCGGTGGCCGCGCTGCAGGCCGCCAACCGCCTGCGCAGCACCGTGATCGCCCCGGGGCAGCGACTGGTGGTGCCGGCCCCTGGAACGGCCGCCCGGCCCCCGGCGCCGCGCCCCACCACCGAGGTGCGGACCGTGTACCGCTACGTGTGGGTGGGTGTCAAGGATACGCCGGCCCTGCTGGCGGCCCGCTACCGCCTGAGCGTGGACGGCCTGCGCCGCCTGAACGGCATGACCACCGCCCGCGCCATCGTGCCGGGCAAGAAGGTGCTGGTGCCCATGCGGGTGCCGGTGCCCATTCCGCCCCGCCCGCAACGCCCGCCTGTCACCTTCAAGCGTCTGATTCCGCTGAACGTGCCGGTGCAGATTGCCAGCGTGGACCTGCGCTGGCGCCACGTGCTGGTGGCCCCGGTCATGCCGTCCGGGCGCCTGAGCTTCGGTTCGGGGGCGCGGGTGAGCGAGCTGGCGCGGCGCAGCGGCGCGCGCATGGTGGTCAACGGCTCGTATTTTCATCCGCAGTCCTACGCGCCGGCGGGCGACATCGTGACCCAGGGGCGGCTGCTGACCTGGGGCCGCATTCCCCAGGCGCTGACCATTACCCCAGACAACCGCGCGGCTTTCCGCATCAGTGCGGCGGCGGCGCTGGGGCGCCCGCTGGAGACCACCTGGGCGGGCCTGGAAACGGTGGTGGCCACCGGGCCACGCATCCTCAGCGGCGGACAGGTGGTCACGCGCTACAGCAGCGCCTTCCGGGACCCGGCCCTGTTTGGCCGCGCCGCCCGCAGCGCCGTGGGTCTGATTGGCAACCGCGACCTCGTGTTTGTCAGCACCCATGTCCGGGTGACCACCACCGAGATGGGCAAGATCATGACCCGCCTGGGCGTGCGCGACGCCCTGCTGCTGGACGGCGGCAGCAGCACCGGCATCGCCTGGAATGGCCGCGCGGTACTGGACAGCGTGCGCCGCGTCAGCTACGGCATCGGGGTGTTCACGGACTATGCCGGGCGGCGCTACGCGAAGTAG
- a CDS encoding acyl-CoA thioesterase — protein MSRTFVSTLRVRYAETDAMGVAHHATYPVWFEVARTDAMHALDLPYRDLEARGYYLMLSGLNVEYRRAARYDDELQIHATLGAVRSRTLTFSYEVRRGDELLATGETRHIATDHTYRPARLPDDLLTLLGLPTSA, from the coding sequence GTGAGCCGCACCTTCGTGTCCACGCTGCGGGTGCGCTACGCCGAGACCGACGCCATGGGGGTGGCGCACCACGCCACCTATCCGGTGTGGTTCGAGGTGGCCCGCACCGACGCCATGCACGCTCTGGACCTGCCCTACCGTGACCTTGAGGCGCGCGGCTATTACCTGATGCTCTCGGGGCTGAACGTGGAATACCGCCGCGCCGCGCGCTACGACGATGAACTGCAGATTCACGCCACGCTGGGCGCGGTGCGCTCACGCACCCTCACCTTTTCTTACGAGGTGCGCCGGGGCGACGAGCTGCTGGCCACCGGGGAAACCCGCCACATCGCCACTGATCACACCTACCGCCCCGCCCGCCTGCCCGACGACCTGCTGACGCTGCTGGGGTTGCCCACCTCCGCCTGA
- a CDS encoding NUDIX domain-containing protein, producing MSHLSRTLPIKRAAHVYLVQDGKLLLVEERMDDGSIFYGLPGGKALPGETLGDAAVRQVLVETGLTVTDLMFVSLLEGELLTGTRNECYAIFGRFTATFHGSIDPTDPEVVGVKWVPFDQVEGLVRYGPPPEVEERNPLIWVPTRDFVQGQPRAYYPI from the coding sequence ATGAGCCACCTGTCCCGTACCCTGCCGATCAAGCGGGCCGCACATGTCTATCTCGTTCAGGACGGCAAGCTGCTGCTGGTCGAGGAGCGCATGGACGACGGCAGCATTTTCTACGGCCTGCCCGGCGGCAAGGCGCTGCCCGGCGAGACGCTGGGCGACGCGGCGGTGCGGCAGGTGCTGGTGGAAACCGGCCTGACCGTGACCGACCTGATGTTCGTGAGCCTGCTCGAAGGCGAACTGCTGACCGGCACCCGCAACGAGTGCTACGCGATTTTTGGCCGTTTCACCGCCACCTTCCACGGGTCTATTGACCCCACCGACCCCGAGGTGGTGGGCGTGAAATGGGTGCCGTTCGATCAGGTGGAGGGGCTGGTGCGCTACGGCCCGCCGCCCGAGGTGGAAGAGCGCAATCCCCTGATCTGGGTGCCCACCCGCGACTTCGTACAGGGCCAGCCCCGGGCCTATTACCCCATCTGA
- a CDS encoding chloramphenicol acetyltransferase, producing the protein MRTIDLTTWPRRAHFEFFRHHTQPHFSVTAPVDVTRFRAGVRERGLSYMAATAYVLGRAANELPPFRWRIRGEAVVEHGRVHPSVIDTEPGSELFHFCTLPYQPGAPAFLQGAAQALAARRAQPTLDEDPAQDDLLYLSSLPWVAFTGITHAMHLQPPDCIPRLTTGRFTEQGGRWQMPLSVQVHHALMDGRHVGAYFEAVQALLDDPGLLD; encoded by the coding sequence GTGCGGACCATTGACCTGACCACGTGGCCCCGGCGGGCGCACTTTGAGTTCTTCCGGCACCACACCCAGCCGCACTTCAGCGTGACGGCCCCGGTGGACGTGACCCGTTTTCGCGCCGGGGTGCGCGAGCGGGGCCTGTCCTACATGGCCGCCACCGCCTACGTGCTGGGGCGCGCGGCCAACGAGCTGCCGCCCTTTCGCTGGCGCATCCGGGGCGAGGCGGTGGTGGAACACGGGCGCGTGCACCCGTCCGTGATTGACACCGAACCCGGCAGCGAGCTGTTTCATTTCTGCACCCTGCCCTACCAGCCCGGCGCCCCCGCTTTCCTGCAGGGCGCGGCCCAGGCCCTGGCGGCCCGGCGCGCCCAGCCCACCCTGGACGAGGACCCCGCGCAGGACGACCTGCTGTACCTGTCCAGCCTGCCGTGGGTGGCCTTTACCGGGATCACGCACGCCATGCACCTGCAGCCCCCGGACTGCATTCCCCGCCTGACCACCGGCCGCTTTACCGAGCAGGGTGGCCGCTGGCAGATGCCGCTGTCGGTGCAGGTTCACCACGCCCTGATGGACGGGCGGCATGTGGGCGCGTATTTCGAGGCGGTGCAGGCGCTGCTGGACGATCCGGGATTGCTGGACTGA
- a CDS encoding M1 family metallopeptidase: MRRSWILALALLGSALGGAAQAPVLPAAWGDRIYPRLGQAGLDVTHYDVALRVPQPGTRTLQAEVTLSAQATRPLPLLSLDYLGPAVQGVTWNGAAVPFERAGEKLLIRRALTPGTTARVTVRLSGPAGRVPDPDLPVDLGWQALPGQGAQPGVNFSFSEPDGTRAFLPVNDHPADPATFTLRVTVPQGVTAAASGVHTRVQDTPQGRTFTFEQREAIPTYALSVHVGPLERVDRPAVQVAGKTVQVRDYFPPGIPPNIRAPYERTGEILRVLGEWFGPYPFAVYGSAVVRPALPALETATLSTMPVTSSNVRVIVHEAAHQWFGNSVPLGDWSDTWLNEGFATYAELLWVQAQGEGEAAVVQRWRDSVQSGPTRPLVARTAAELFDRSAYLRGALALHALRAEVGDGPFRTFLQTYARERAGQPTRTADLLALARRVLGPDAEGVLRAWVESPGLPPLP; the protein is encoded by the coding sequence ATGCGCCGGAGCTGGATCCTGGCCCTGGCGCTGCTGGGAAGCGCCCTGGGCGGGGCGGCGCAGGCGCCTGTCCTGCCCGCCGCCTGGGGTGACCGCATCTATCCGCGTCTGGGGCAGGCCGGGCTGGACGTCACGCACTACGATGTGGCGCTGCGCGTGCCCCAGCCCGGCACCCGCACCCTGCAGGCCGAGGTGACCCTGAGCGCGCAGGCCACGAGGCCCCTGCCCCTGCTGAGCCTGGATTACCTGGGCCCGGCGGTGCAGGGCGTGACCTGGAACGGCGCCGCTGTGCCGTTTGAACGTGCCGGCGAGAAACTGCTCATCCGCCGTGCCCTGACCCCGGGGACCACCGCCCGCGTCACCGTGCGCCTGAGTGGCCCCGCCGGCCGCGTGCCCGACCCCGATCTGCCGGTGGACCTGGGCTGGCAGGCCCTGCCCGGCCAGGGCGCGCAGCCGGGCGTGAATTTCTCCTTCAGTGAGCCCGACGGCACCCGCGCCTTTCTGCCGGTCAATGACCACCCGGCCGACCCCGCCACCTTTACCCTGCGTGTCACGGTGCCCCAGGGCGTCACGGCCGCCGCCAGTGGCGTGCACACCCGGGTGCAGGACACACCGCAGGGCCGCACCTTCACCTTCGAGCAGCGCGAGGCGATTCCCACCTACGCCCTCTCGGTGCATGTGGGGCCGCTGGAACGGGTGGACCGCCCGGCTGTGCAGGTGGCCGGCAAAACCGTGCAGGTGCGCGACTACTTTCCGCCCGGCATCCCGCCAAACATCCGCGCGCCCTACGAACGCACCGGCGAGATTCTGCGCGTTCTGGGCGAGTGGTTCGGGCCCTATCCGTTCGCGGTCTACGGCTCGGCGGTGGTGCGGCCCGCGCTGCCCGCGCTGGAAACGGCCACCCTGTCCACCATGCCAGTCACGTCCAGCAACGTCCGGGTCATCGTGCATGAGGCGGCGCACCAGTGGTTTGGCAACAGTGTGCCGCTGGGCGACTGGAGCGATACCTGGCTGAACGAGGGCTTTGCCACCTACGCCGAGTTGCTGTGGGTACAGGCGCAGGGCGAGGGAGAAGCCGCTGTCGTGCAGCGCTGGCGTGACAGCGTGCAAAGCGGCCCCACCCGCCCGCTGGTGGCGCGCACAGCGGCCGAACTGTTTGACCGCAGCGCCTACCTGCGCGGCGCCCTGGCGCTGCACGCCCTGCGCGCCGAGGTGGGGGACGGGCCTTTTCGCACCTTCCTGCAGACCTACGCCCGCGAGCGGGCCGGGCAGCCCACCCGCACCGCCGATCTGCTGGCCCTGGCCCGCAGGGTGCTGGGCCCAGATGCCGAGGGTGTGCTGCGCGCCTGGGTCGAGTCGCCCGGCCTGCCGCCACTGCCGTAA
- a CDS encoding patatin-like phospholipase family protein, which translates to MTPGAAPEQRPTVDLVMQGGVTSGVVFPGALAELGAHFRFCRIGGTSAGAIAAALLAAAECGRERARKGGASAPACQAPFQALDALGQSLAGPLNPGQTGGPTVLEGLFAPDEATAGLYHAGRAAMRGDPAAALHALLDWGAAGGALARTRAVLAGGRLRGPLLDLLGGGRWNAALSPLLGTLAPGARPWGSLRGMAALALLALLLLTAAGTALLSRWCPAWAASLGALVLALVVMGLGLWRWAAGWIRAARELGRTLNTDSRALLAQAQATLSANTFGLATGYGRGEASRLTPWLHRHLQRLSGQGEVLTFGHLRAQGIELKLVTSCLSRQRPYVLPLAQNVRDARNLYFRPEEWARYFPPEVLSALVAGSERAFGVPEAAKPGATPRATPGLAYYRLPPEEKLPVLVAARLSMSFPLLFSALPLHFIRHERPWPAAALRPGEVWTWRAAKGGQPAQVQATRLRVFSVLFSDGGLTSNFPLMLFDEPVPRRPLLALNLQYRARDQPVFLAGEEGRWQPYNTHIQTPGQFAGALLDTARLWFDQSLLSLPGSAEQTACITLGPGLGGLNLGMTPGQIHTLLGKGREAAQILGKRFGTPGQPWGQEALNAFVWRNVVADLGELLVDYHRVYALYKLPTMLRAMPCTRPGEDVPGQMPGKPSRRFTPNADTLTGQEWQALHAIAQAAAQVGAVRGSGRDRVFARRPDWDQEGEREARAFLRHRPFL; encoded by the coding sequence ATGACGCCGGGCGCTGCCCCCGAGCAAAGGCCCACTGTGGACCTGGTCATGCAGGGCGGCGTGACCAGCGGGGTGGTGTTTCCCGGCGCCCTGGCCGAACTGGGGGCGCACTTCCGCTTCTGCCGCATCGGGGGCACCTCGGCGGGGGCGATTGCGGCGGCGTTGCTGGCGGCAGCGGAATGTGGCCGGGAGCGCGCGCGCAAAGGTGGAGCCTCCGCCCCGGCCTGCCAGGCGCCCTTTCAGGCGCTGGACGCCCTGGGCCAGTCACTGGCCGGCCCATTGAATCCCGGCCAGACCGGCGGCCCCACGGTACTGGAGGGCCTGTTTGCCCCGGATGAGGCGACCGCTGGCCTGTACCACGCCGGACGCGCGGCCATGCGAGGGGACCCGGCCGCGGCCCTGCACGCGCTGCTGGACTGGGGGGCGGCGGGCGGCGCCCTGGCCCGCACCCGCGCAGTTCTGGCCGGTGGGCGCCTGCGCGGGCCACTGCTGGACCTGCTGGGTGGCGGGCGCTGGAACGCAGCCCTGAGCCCACTGCTGGGCACCCTGGCCCCGGGCGCCCGGCCCTGGGGCAGCCTGAGGGGTATGGCCGCGCTCGCCCTGCTGGCCCTGCTGCTGCTCACGGCAGCGGGGACAGCGCTGCTCTCGCGCTGGTGCCCGGCCTGGGCCGCCAGTCTGGGCGCCCTGGTGCTGGCCCTGGTGGTGATGGGCCTGGGGCTGTGGCGCTGGGCCGCCGGCTGGATACGGGCTGCGCGCGAACTGGGCCGCACCCTGAACACCGACAGCCGCGCCCTGCTGGCCCAGGCACAGGCCACCCTGAGCGCCAACACTTTCGGGCTGGCCACCGGCTACGGGCGGGGCGAGGCCAGTCGCCTGACTCCGTGGCTGCACCGCCACCTGCAGCGCCTGTCCGGGCAGGGCGAGGTGCTGACCTTCGGGCACCTGCGTGCCCAGGGCATCGAACTGAAGCTGGTGACCTCGTGCCTGTCGCGCCAGCGGCCCTACGTGCTGCCCCTGGCCCAGAACGTGCGCGACGCCAGAAACCTGTATTTCCGCCCTGAAGAGTGGGCCCGCTACTTTCCCCCCGAGGTGCTGTCGGCCCTGGTGGCGGGCAGTGAGCGCGCCTTTGGCGTGCCAGAAGCCGCAAAACCCGGCGCCACCCCCCGGGCCACACCCGGCCTCGCCTATTACCGCCTGCCCCCGGAAGAGAAGCTGCCCGTGCTGGTGGCCGCCCGCCTGAGCATGAGTTTTCCGCTGCTGTTCAGCGCCCTGCCGCTGCATTTCATTCGCCACGAGCGGCCCTGGCCGGCCGCTGCCCTGCGGCCCGGCGAGGTCTGGACTTGGCGCGCGGCCAAGGGCGGCCAGCCTGCGCAGGTGCAGGCCACCCGCCTGCGTGTTTTTTCCGTGCTGTTCAGCGACGGCGGCCTGACCAGCAACTTTCCCCTGATGCTGTTTGACGAGCCGGTGCCCCGGCGGCCCCTGCTGGCCCTGAACCTGCAGTACCGCGCCAGGGACCAGCCGGTGTTTCTGGCCGGCGAGGAAGGGCGCTGGCAGCCGTACAACACCCATATTCAGACGCCGGGGCAGTTTGCCGGCGCCCTGCTGGACACCGCGCGGCTGTGGTTCGATCAGAGTCTGCTGAGCCTGCCGGGCTCCGCCGAGCAGACCGCCTGTATCACGCTGGGGCCGGGGCTGGGGGGCCTGAATCTGGGCATGACCCCGGGCCAGATTCACACGCTGCTGGGGAAGGGACGGGAGGCGGCGCAGATCCTGGGCAAGCGCTTTGGCACGCCCGGCCAGCCCTGGGGCCAGGAGGCCCTGAACGCCTTCGTGTGGCGCAACGTGGTGGCAGACCTGGGCGAGTTGCTGGTGGACTACCACCGGGTGTATGCGCTGTACAAGCTGCCCACGATGTTGCGGGCCATGCCGTGCACCCGTCCGGGCGAGGACGTGCCGGGCCAGATGCCCGGCAAACCCTCCAGACGTTTCACCCCCAACGCCGACACCCTGACCGGGCAGGAATGGCAGGCCCTGCACGCCATTGCCCAGGCGGCGGCCCAGGTGGGTGCGGTGCGCGGCAGCGGGCGCGACCGGGTCTTTGCCCGGCGGCCCGACTGGGACCAGGAGGGCGAGCGCGAAGCCCGCGCCTTCCTGCGCCACCGTCCGTTCCTGTAA
- a CDS encoding DNA gyrase subunit B has translation MTKIDDPSTDTEQGSTRARAEYTAADISVLEGMDAVRKRPGMYVQGGTGVDGYHQLLTEIIDNGIDEGLAGYATEIHVIMHENGSATVTDNGRGIPVDIMASKGRPAIEVIFSELHAGGKFGQGAYKVSGGLHGVGSTVVNALSTYLDVTVNKHGKLHNVRFEKGLLVKPLTVDSETPDTVTWATSVTFHPDPTIFKEFDNQFNYDRIRNRLRELAYLTGLKIVIRDERKELHAGQIKEETFFEQGGIANFARALVTDDTKLLYDQPIVMVGTHSEVNVKVAFIHANTYASDNILTYANMIRTRDGGTPLTGFKTAYTRILNKYAKDKNLIKSGNPVPSGDDLLEGIYCVVSVEVQDPQFESQAKVKLLNSEAQTAVNAIVGEKFAEFLEENPRVGKTIVEKAAEAARAREAARKARDIVRRSNPLENDDLPGKLADCSSQDPSESELFIVEGISAGGSAKGGRERRFQAILPLRGKILNVEKAELNKILKNAEIRALIGAIGAGVEGTGDRMHFDLSNLRYHKIIIMTDADMDGGHIATLLLTFFYRYMRPIVEAGYLYIAQPPLYRIMVGREKKGTYLYTNEELKEHVARANKEGKKYDIQRFKGLGEMNADQLWDTTMNPETRALKRVGIEDLIVANEVFENLMGSEVAPRKTFIQENARFAEISV, from the coding sequence ATGACGAAGATTGACGATCCCAGCACCGACACCGAGCAGGGCAGCACCCGCGCCCGCGCCGAATACACCGCCGCCGACATCTCTGTGCTTGAAGGTATGGACGCCGTGCGCAAGCGGCCCGGCATGTACGTGCAGGGCGGCACGGGCGTGGACGGCTATCACCAGCTGCTGACCGAGATTATTGACAACGGCATTGACGAGGGGCTGGCGGGCTACGCCACCGAGATCCACGTGATCATGCACGAGAACGGCAGCGCCACTGTCACCGACAACGGGCGCGGCATTCCGGTGGACATCATGGCGTCCAAGGGCCGCCCTGCCATTGAAGTGATCTTCTCGGAGCTGCACGCCGGGGGCAAGTTCGGCCAGGGCGCCTACAAGGTGTCGGGCGGCCTGCACGGCGTGGGCAGCACGGTGGTGAACGCCCTGTCCACCTACCTGGATGTAACGGTCAACAAACACGGCAAGCTGCACAACGTGCGCTTTGAAAAGGGCCTGCTGGTCAAGCCCCTGACGGTGGACAGCGAGACCCCCGACACGGTCACCTGGGCCACCAGCGTGACCTTTCACCCGGACCCCACGATCTTCAAGGAGTTCGACAACCAGTTCAACTACGACCGCATTCGCAACCGTCTGCGCGAACTGGCCTACCTGACCGGCCTGAAAATCGTGATCCGCGACGAGCGCAAGGAACTGCACGCCGGGCAGATCAAGGAAGAGACCTTCTTTGAGCAGGGCGGCATTGCCAACTTTGCCCGCGCCCTGGTGACCGACGACACCAAGCTGCTGTACGACCAGCCCATCGTGATGGTGGGCACGCACAGCGAGGTGAACGTGAAAGTGGCGTTTATCCACGCCAACACGTATGCCAGCGACAACATCCTGACCTACGCGAACATGATCCGCACCCGCGACGGCGGCACGCCGCTGACCGGGTTCAAAACCGCGTACACCCGCATCCTGAACAAGTACGCCAAGGACAAGAACCTGATCAAGAGCGGCAACCCGGTGCCCAGCGGCGACGACCTGCTCGAAGGCATCTACTGCGTGGTCAGCGTGGAAGTGCAGGACCCGCAGTTCGAGTCGCAGGCCAAGGTCAAGCTGCTCAACAGCGAGGCACAGACCGCCGTGAACGCGATTGTGGGCGAGAAGTTTGCCGAGTTCCTGGAGGAAAACCCCAGGGTCGGCAAGACCATCGTGGAAAAGGCCGCCGAGGCCGCCCGCGCCCGCGAGGCTGCCCGTAAGGCCCGCGACATCGTGCGCCGCAGCAACCCCCTGGAAAACGACGACCTGCCCGGCAAACTGGCCGACTGCTCCTCGCAGGACCCCAGTGAATCCGAGCTGTTTATCGTGGAAGGCATCTCGGCCGGTGGCTCGGCCAAGGGCGGGCGTGAGCGCCGCTTCCAGGCCATCCTGCCCCTGCGCGGCAAGATTCTGAATGTGGAAAAGGCCGAGCTGAACAAGATCCTGAAAAATGCCGAAATCCGCGCGTTGATCGGGGCGATTGGGGCCGGGGTGGAAGGCACGGGCGACCGCATGCACTTCGATCTGTCAAACCTGCGCTACCACAAGATCATCATCATGACCGACGCGGACATGGACGGTGGGCACATCGCCACGCTGCTGCTGACCTTTTTCTACCGCTACATGCGCCCTATCGTGGAAGCCGGCTACCTGTACATTGCCCAGCCGCCGCTGTACCGCATCATGGTGGGCCGCGAGAAGAAGGGCACGTACCTCTACACCAACGAGGAACTCAAGGAGCACGTGGCCCGCGCCAACAAGGAAGGCAAGAAGTACGACATCCAGCGCTTCAAGGGCCTGGGCGAGATGAACGCCGACCAGCTGTGGGACACCACCATGAACCCCGAAACCCGGGCGCTCAAGCGCGTGGGCATTGAAGACCTGATCGTGGCCAACGAGGTCTTCGAGAACCTGATGGGCTCGGAAGTCGCCCCGCGCAAGACCTTCATTCAGGAAAACGCGCGGTTCGCCGAAATCAGCGTGTAA
- a CDS encoding vWA domain-containing protein — protein MRRPALLCALLLTSAAAQEAACTLPQGGALPTRTRAVFVLDTSGSMRGIGDGRADIFERVKASIGAYVRGQRPDRVELLTFDSGLRSRRSFAQPAGTAAWNAALANLKADGTNTHLYRSLQGALAPLTAAGGDVTQVFVLTDGIDNDTREAGRAVTPQVALAAFRGRGPLDRLTYVALGTEIPPEARAALEASTYASGLTVPVGEVPDLAGAGLEGGLRRVTDAARLPPTFAPGTPLTLGVGPALKGAALVPGQGRPALRLPGRVLPGEPALLCAPPPGGAGWIAPRPRRVLLRLTLPGAGLTWLNPGADRTLRAGEDVVLRLRAAPGLNPAAAAVGGLGPGVRGVVEARPGAREFAVRLTGWRPQPGVTLTPTLTFPGLPALALPTVQGAAGGRVPVAARPPAPQGAQVEPGRRSLGALWPGLLAALVGGGLLAALLLGRGRPRRAAPSAARPAPPPAVEGLTYREDRTLSLVSAQGDVTGVPTPLGGPFDLGQLSSVPHLSGLRAEQHRDGLRILRIPPDLDVSQGARLVGPGDVIRPGTLLGVAVARRARAPHPPLGELAGLGLPLALHVGAQSVRLRGPYGEHALNLSAPVTDLGRVLRAPALEDLAVSLSGRDVLLLRVPEHLQVRPAGEASALRPGAALPAHAVIDFLKG, from the coding sequence ATGCGCCGTCCCGCTCTGCTCTGTGCCCTGCTGCTGACCAGCGCCGCCGCGCAGGAGGCGGCCTGCACCCTGCCACAGGGGGGCGCGCTGCCCACCCGCACGCGGGCCGTGTTTGTGCTGGACACCAGCGGCAGCATGCGCGGCATCGGCGACGGCCGGGCCGACATCTTCGAGCGGGTCAAGGCCAGCATTGGCGCCTATGTGCGCGGGCAGCGCCCCGACCGGGTAGAACTGCTGACCTTCGATTCGGGGCTGCGCTCGCGGCGCAGCTTTGCCCAGCCGGCGGGCACGGCGGCCTGGAACGCGGCTCTGGCGAATCTGAAGGCCGACGGCACCAACACCCACCTGTACCGCAGTCTGCAGGGTGCCCTGGCCCCCCTGACGGCGGCGGGGGGCGACGTGACGCAGGTGTTCGTCCTTACCGACGGCATAGACAACGACACCCGCGAGGCGGGCCGGGCCGTGACTCCGCAGGTGGCGCTGGCGGCCTTCCGGGGACGGGGCCCCCTGGACCGCCTGACCTACGTGGCCCTGGGCACCGAGATTCCGCCCGAAGCCCGCGCCGCGCTGGAAGCCAGCACCTATGCCAGCGGCCTGACGGTGCCGGTGGGCGAGGTGCCGGACTTGGCGGGCGCAGGCCTGGAGGGGGGCCTGCGGCGGGTGACGGACGCGGCGCGGCTGCCCCCCACCTTTGCCCCGGGCACGCCCCTGACGCTGGGAGTGGGCCCCGCCCTGAAAGGCGCCGCGCTGGTGCCGGGCCAGGGTCGCCCCGCCCTGCGGCTGCCCGGCCGGGTGCTGCCCGGCGAGCCCGCGCTGCTGTGTGCGCCCCCACCGGGCGGCGCCGGCTGGATTGCGCCGCGCCCACGCCGGGTGCTGCTGCGCCTGACCCTGCCCGGCGCGGGGCTGACGTGGCTGAACCCCGGGGCTGACCGCACCCTGCGCGCCGGTGAGGACGTGGTGCTGCGTCTGCGCGCCGCGCCCGGGCTGAACCCGGCAGCGGCGGCTGTGGGCGGCCTGGGGCCTGGGGTGCGCGGCGTGGTGGAGGCCCGGCCCGGCGCCCGCGAGTTTGCCGTGCGGCTGACCGGCTGGCGGCCCCAGCCCGGCGTCACCCTGACCCCCACCCTCACCTTTCCGGGGCTGCCGGCCCTGGCCCTGCCCACCGTGCAGGGCGCCGCCGGAGGGCGGGTGCCCGTGGCCGCGCGCCCGCCCGCGCCCCAGGGGGCTCAGGTTGAGCCCGGTCGCCGGTCGTTGGGGGCCCTCTGGCCCGGGCTGCTGGCGGCGCTGGTGGGGGGCGGCCTGCTGGCGGCCCTGCTGCTGGGGCGGGGCCGCCCCCGGCGCGCCGCCCCGTCCGCCGCGCGCCCGGCCCCACCCCCCGCCGTGGAGGGCCTGACCTACCGCGAGGACCGCACGCTGTCGCTGGTCTCGGCCCAGGGCGACGTGACCGGGGTGCCCACCCCGCTGGGCGGCCCCTTTGACCTGGGGCAGCTGTCCAGCGTGCCGCACCTGAGTGGCCTGCGCGCCGAGCAGCACCGCGACGGCCTGCGCATTCTGCGCATTCCCCCCGATCTGGATGTCAGCCAGGGCGCGCGGCTGGTGGGGCCCGGCGATGTGATTCGCCCCGGCACCCTGCTGGGGGTGGCGGTGGCCCGCCGGGCCCGGGCGCCCCACCCGCCACTGGGCGAGCTGGCCGGGCTGGGCCTGCCGCTGGCGCTGCATGTGGGCGCGCAGTCGGTGCGCCTGCGCGGCCCCTACGGCGAGCACGCCCTGAATCTCTCGGCCCCGGTGACCGACCTGGGGCGCGTGCTGCGGGCGCCCGCCCTGGAAGATCTGGCAGTCAGCCTGAGCGGCCGGGACGTGCTGCTGCTGCGCGTGCCCGAACACCTGCAGGTGCGCCCGGCCGGTGAAGCGTCGGCCCTGCGCCCGGGGGCCGCCCTGCCGGCGCACGCCGTGATTGATTTTCTGAAGGGCTAG